A genome region from Crossiella equi includes the following:
- a CDS encoding histidine phosphatase family protein, with the protein MRIILVRHGESLGNVDEMAYCRVPDHALPLTQRGQEQARAAGPSVRAALGPGPIAVYVSPYLRAQQTLRNLALGDIVERVVHEPRLREQDWGNLQDPIEQERQKQARHAFGHFFFRLAHGESGADVDDRVAGFMSDLERRMETEPSHPRTVLIVSHGLTMRLLVRRLCMWSIELFESLSNPRHCEHRILHKGADGRWSLDRAFEQWRNSPDGVRQIEEDGGGIARPRPA; encoded by the coding sequence GTGCGGATCATTCTGGTGCGGCACGGCGAGAGCCTCGGCAACGTCGACGAGATGGCGTACTGCCGGGTGCCCGACCATGCCCTCCCCCTGACGCAGCGCGGCCAGGAGCAGGCTCGGGCCGCCGGACCCTCGGTGCGCGCCGCCCTCGGCCCCGGACCGATCGCGGTGTACGTCAGCCCGTACCTGCGCGCGCAACAGACCCTGCGCAACCTCGCGCTCGGCGACATCGTCGAGCGGGTGGTGCACGAACCGCGTCTGCGCGAACAGGACTGGGGCAACCTGCAGGACCCGATCGAGCAGGAGCGGCAGAAGCAGGCCCGGCACGCCTTCGGCCACTTCTTCTTCCGCCTGGCGCACGGCGAGTCCGGCGCGGACGTGGACGACCGGGTGGCGGGCTTCATGTCGGACCTGGAGCGCCGCATGGAGACCGAGCCCTCGCACCCGCGCACGGTGCTCATCGTCTCGCACGGCCTGACCATGCGCCTGCTCGTGCGGCGGCTGTGCATGTGGAGCATCGAGCTGTTCGAGTCGCTGTCCAACCCCCGGCACTGCGAGCACCGGATCCTGCACAAGGGCGCGGACGGCCGGTGGTCGCTGGACCGCGCGTTCGAGCAGTGGCGCAACTCCCCGGACGGTGTCCGGCAGATCGAGGAGGACGGGGGCGGAATCGCGCGCCCCCGGCCCGCCTAG
- a CDS encoding RidA family protein — MAIELINPDALPKIPVYHQVAVAKGTRMVFVTGQVSWDANGDNLAVGDLAGQVERCYLNVAEALAAAGGSVADLAKLTAYVVGYTPDKLEVFLEGVQRAEAALGMRIQPPSSLIGVAALDIPEHLVELEAVAVLD; from the coding sequence ATGGCAATCGAACTGATCAACCCCGACGCCCTGCCCAAGATCCCCGTGTACCACCAGGTCGCGGTCGCCAAGGGCACCCGGATGGTCTTCGTCACGGGCCAGGTCTCCTGGGACGCCAACGGCGACAACCTCGCCGTCGGCGACCTCGCGGGCCAGGTGGAGCGGTGCTACCTCAACGTGGCCGAGGCGCTGGCCGCGGCGGGCGGCTCGGTCGCGGACCTGGCCAAGCTCACCGCGTACGTCGTGGGCTACACCCCGGATAAGCTCGAGGTGTTCCTGGAGGGCGTGCAGCGGGCCGAGGCCGCGCTGGGGATGCGCATCCAGCCGCCGTCCTCGCTGATCGGCGTGGCCGCGCTGGACATCCCCGAGCACCTGGTGGAGCTCGAAGCCGTCGCGGTCCTGGACTAG